One window of Nocardia nova SH22a genomic DNA carries:
- a CDS encoding KasA/KasB family beta-ketoacyl-ACP synthase yields the protein MSVPTATQTPRDVVVTAMAATTCLGPDLDSTWAALVAGKSGIGPLTDDFVTRYDLPVRIGGRLVEQPSAHLTRIEQRRHSYVQQLALVLGRQVWQQAGAPELDTERLGVAIGTGLGGGDAFMTAVDAMREGGYRKVPPLTVPMVMPNGPAARVGLEFGAKAGVYAPTSACSSGAEAIAHAWRLIRSGEADVVIAGGVEGYIEAVPIASFAMMRAMSTRNDEPGLASRPFDRDRDGFVFGEAGALLVLESEEFARARGAAVHGRILGAGITSDGYHITGTEPEGAGAARAMRKAIAAAGLTSADIDHIDAHATSTPVGDASEANAIAAVAKHASVYAPKSALGHSIGAVGALEAILTLCTLRDQTVPPTLNFDNPDPGVDLDIVHGVARPQRIAQALSNSFGFGGHNVTLAFGQA from the coding sequence ATGAGTGTACCGACTGCTACACAAACTCCGCGGGATGTGGTCGTCACCGCGATGGCGGCGACCACCTGCCTGGGCCCGGATCTCGACAGCACCTGGGCCGCGCTGGTGGCGGGCAAGAGCGGGATCGGCCCGCTGACCGACGACTTCGTGACCCGCTACGATCTGCCGGTGCGCATCGGCGGCCGCCTGGTCGAGCAGCCGAGCGCACATCTGACCCGCATCGAACAGCGCCGCCACTCGTATGTGCAGCAGCTCGCGCTGGTGCTCGGGCGGCAGGTGTGGCAGCAGGCCGGGGCGCCGGAGCTGGACACCGAGCGGCTGGGTGTCGCCATCGGCACCGGACTCGGTGGTGGCGACGCGTTCATGACCGCGGTCGACGCGATGCGCGAGGGCGGCTATCGCAAGGTGCCGCCGCTGACGGTGCCGATGGTCATGCCCAACGGACCGGCCGCGCGGGTCGGGCTCGAATTCGGCGCCAAGGCAGGGGTTTACGCACCGACTTCGGCGTGTTCGTCGGGGGCCGAGGCGATCGCGCACGCCTGGCGGCTGATTCGCAGTGGTGAGGCGGATGTGGTGATCGCCGGTGGGGTCGAGGGCTATATCGAGGCCGTGCCGATCGCGAGCTTCGCGATGATGCGGGCGATGAGTACCCGCAACGACGAACCCGGCCTGGCGTCGCGGCCGTTCGATCGCGACCGCGACGGATTCGTCTTCGGCGAGGCGGGTGCGCTGCTGGTGCTGGAATCGGAGGAGTTCGCGCGGGCGCGCGGAGCCGCGGTGCACGGCCGGATCCTCGGTGCGGGAATCACTTCCGACGGCTACCACATCACCGGTACCGAACCCGAGGGCGCCGGTGCGGCCCGCGCGATGCGCAAGGCGATCGCCGCCGCCGGGCTGACCTCGGCCGATATCGATCACATCGACGCGCACGCCACCTCCACACCGGTCGGCGACGCGTCGGAGGCCAACGCCATTGCGGCCGTGGCGAAGCACGCGTCGGTGTACGCGCCGAAATCCGCACTCGGGCATTCCATCGGCGCGGTGGGTGCGCTGGAGGCGATCCTCACCTTGTGCACACTGCGGGATCAGACCGTGCCTCCCACACTGAATTTCGACAATCCGGACCCGGGGGTGGATCTCGACATCGTGCACGGTGTCGCGCGTCCACAGCGAATTGCACAGGCGTTGAGCAATTCCTTCGGATTCGGAGGACACAATGTCACGCTCGCATTCGGCCAGGCGTGA
- a CDS encoding TetR/AcrR family transcriptional regulator, producing MPRPLDQARRAELLAGVIAYIGEYGLTELSLRPLAEYLGTSSRMLIHYFGTKEAMLVAALETQRPDIPAMFADVPDLLTLRRRLIESFSVNTTTEWVASTRVLHQVLGVATIPGSPFRSYGQDAVHVLISALTDVLRSFDPTVPDPESTATLLVSGVRGLLQDRFVTGDTARVSRAARLLITQSLPLPDADR from the coding sequence GTGCCTCGACCCCTGGACCAGGCCCGGCGCGCGGAACTACTCGCCGGAGTCATCGCCTACATCGGCGAATACGGCCTGACCGAACTGTCCCTGCGCCCGCTGGCGGAGTATCTGGGAACCAGTTCGCGGATGCTGATCCACTATTTCGGCACCAAGGAGGCCATGCTCGTCGCCGCCCTCGAAACGCAGCGCCCGGATATCCCGGCCATGTTCGCCGACGTGCCGGACCTGCTGACGCTGCGGCGGCGACTCATCGAATCCTTCTCGGTGAACACCACCACCGAATGGGTCGCCAGCACCCGCGTCCTGCACCAGGTCCTCGGCGTCGCCACCATCCCCGGTAGCCCGTTCCGGTCCTACGGCCAGGACGCGGTGCACGTGCTGATCTCGGCACTGACCGACGTGCTGCGGAGTTTCGATCCCACCGTGCCGGACCCGGAATCGACCGCGACACTGCTGGTGTCGGGCGTCCGCGGATTGCTGCAGGACCGATTCGTCACCGGCGACACCGCGCGGGTCTCCCGTGCCGCGCGACTGTTGATCACGCAGTCACTGCCCCTGCCGGATGCGGACCGCTGA
- a CDS encoding SRPBCC domain-containing protein yields the protein MAFEIDETVEIDAPVDVVWEVLTDLGSYGEWNPFVTECHSTLTPGDPIEMLVVLGGPKPRKQREYIRTNTPGIEFSYSMKPVPLGALHSRRSHTLTPLDGGRCRYRSHFELGGWLQPVVSGSMGKALHTGFGGMTAAVKERAEKLR from the coding sequence ATGGCATTCGAGATCGATGAGACCGTAGAAATCGACGCACCCGTCGACGTGGTGTGGGAGGTGCTGACCGATCTCGGCAGTTACGGCGAGTGGAATCCCTTCGTCACCGAGTGCCACAGCACGCTGACCCCAGGCGATCCGATCGAGATGCTGGTCGTTCTCGGCGGCCCGAAACCGCGTAAGCAGCGCGAATACATCCGGACCAACACTCCCGGAATCGAATTCAGCTACAGCATGAAGCCCGTTCCCCTCGGCGCGCTGCACAGTCGGCGATCGCACACCCTGACACCGCTCGACGGCGGCCGCTGCCGGTACCGCTCGCACTTCGAGCTGGGCGGATGGCTGCAGCCGGTGGTCAGCGGATCGATGGGCAAGGCCCTGCACACCGGCTTCGGCGGGATGACGGCGGCGGTGAAGGAGCGCGCCGAGAAGCTGCGCTGA
- a CDS encoding HNH endonuclease family protein, protein MKNSPRGLRRLAAVLAPVVLAVVVAVAYSFLDGKNTTTDPKPDSAAAATFSGKDVNDLLAKLVVAPEAPMTGYSREKFPHWDQDTPEHGFGDKFAQYAKCTTRDVMMLRDATGSVTLDASTCKLSVGKDGGWRDRYGVLDAKTGKLKPYKWITDPAGVDAEHIVPLAEAWRSGAQSRDTDTRRNIANDAVNLVASDPSANRSKGDQDAANYLPPGVFHCEYVQRYISIKVKYALNIDEAEQKALRTAVDDCVHRGEFK, encoded by the coding sequence ATGAAGAATTCCCCCCGCGGCCTGCGCCGCCTGGCCGCGGTACTCGCGCCGGTCGTACTCGCCGTCGTCGTGGCGGTGGCCTACAGCTTCCTCGACGGCAAGAACACCACGACCGATCCGAAACCCGATTCCGCAGCGGCCGCGACCTTTTCCGGAAAAGACGTCAACGATCTGCTCGCCAAACTGGTGGTGGCGCCGGAAGCGCCCATGACCGGATACAGCCGGGAGAAGTTCCCGCACTGGGATCAGGACACTCCCGAACACGGATTCGGCGACAAATTCGCGCAGTACGCCAAATGCACCACCCGCGATGTGATGATGCTGCGCGACGCCACCGGTTCGGTCACCCTCGACGCCTCCACCTGCAAACTCTCGGTCGGCAAGGACGGCGGCTGGCGCGACCGCTACGGCGTGCTGGACGCCAAGACCGGAAAACTCAAGCCCTACAAATGGATCACCGATCCGGCCGGTGTCGATGCCGAACATATCGTTCCGCTGGCCGAGGCATGGCGTTCCGGCGCGCAGTCGCGCGATACCGACACCCGGCGCAATATCGCCAACGACGCCGTCAATCTCGTCGCCTCCGATCCGTCGGCGAACAGGTCGAAGGGTGATCAGGACGCCGCCAACTATCTGCCGCCCGGCGTGTTCCACTGTGAATATGTGCAGCGCTATATTTCGATCAAGGTAAAGTACGCGCTGAACATCGACGAGGCGGAGCAGAAGGCATTGCGGACCGCGGTCGACGATTGCGTTCACAGAGGAGAATTCAAATAG
- a CDS encoding NAD(P)H-dependent flavin oxidoreductase encodes MHTEICERLGIDVPIFAFTHCRDVAAAVSNAGGLGVLGAVGFTAEELEVELAWLDEHVHGVYGVDLVIPSKYEGKGIDDLTPAQLEAELAKLVPQGHRDFAEKILADHGVPKLPEGEHHEQLLGWTATTAGPQVDVILKHPKAKLVANALGTPPDDIIKKVQDSGRLIGALCGSVKHAMNHKRAGLDFVVCQGTEGGGHCGEISSLVLWPQVIDAVGDLPVLAAGGIGNGRQVAAAMAMGAAGAWTGSIWLTVEEANVPPAQMQTYIDASSHDTVRSRAWTGKPARMLRNDWTEAWEQADTPDPLGMPLQMMVALDGVKRGHRYPEAAKDVNFNPVGQVVGMMNKIERTSDVMQRLMEEYLESCERLNKLNS; translated from the coding sequence ACCGAGATCTGCGAACGACTGGGCATCGATGTACCCATCTTCGCTTTCACCCATTGCCGCGACGTCGCCGCCGCGGTGAGCAATGCCGGAGGTCTCGGCGTCCTGGGTGCGGTCGGTTTCACCGCCGAGGAACTGGAGGTCGAGCTCGCCTGGCTCGATGAGCATGTGCACGGTGTGTACGGCGTCGATCTGGTGATCCCCTCCAAGTACGAGGGCAAGGGCATCGACGATCTGACCCCGGCCCAGCTGGAAGCCGAACTGGCCAAGCTGGTTCCGCAGGGCCACCGCGATTTCGCGGAGAAGATCCTCGCCGACCACGGCGTCCCCAAGCTCCCCGAGGGCGAGCACCACGAGCAGCTGCTGGGCTGGACCGCGACCACCGCCGGGCCGCAGGTAGACGTGATCCTGAAGCATCCGAAGGCGAAGCTGGTCGCCAACGCGCTCGGCACCCCGCCCGACGACATCATCAAGAAGGTCCAGGATTCCGGCCGGTTGATCGGCGCGCTGTGCGGTTCGGTCAAGCACGCCATGAACCACAAGCGCGCGGGCCTGGACTTCGTGGTGTGCCAGGGCACCGAGGGCGGCGGTCACTGCGGTGAGATCTCCTCGCTGGTGCTGTGGCCGCAGGTGATCGACGCGGTCGGCGATCTGCCGGTGCTCGCCGCCGGTGGTATCGGCAACGGCCGTCAGGTCGCCGCCGCGATGGCCATGGGCGCCGCGGGCGCGTGGACCGGTTCGATCTGGCTGACCGTCGAGGAGGCCAATGTGCCGCCCGCGCAGATGCAGACCTACATCGACGCCTCCAGCCACGACACCGTGCGTTCGCGCGCGTGGACCGGTAAGCCGGCCCGCATGCTGCGCAACGACTGGACCGAGGCCTGGGAGCAGGCCGACACCCCGGACCCGCTGGGTATGCCGCTGCAGATGATGGTGGCCCTCGACGGCGTCAAGCGCGGGCATCGGTATCCCGAGGCCGCCAAGGACGTCAACTTCAACCCGGTCGGCCAGGTCGTCGGCATGATGAACAAGATCGAGCGCACCTCCGATGTCATGCAGCGGCTGATGGAGGAATACCTCGAGTCCTGCGAGCGGCTGAACAAGCTCAACAGCTGA